The window CTTGGCCCGGCTGTCCGGTCCGATGGCCACCCGGTCCGCCGGGTGGCCATCATGGTGCCCGTGGTGGACGGTGTGACGGCGGCGGCCGTGGAGTCGGAGATGACCAGCGAGCAGGTCGGCCGCTGGCTGGCGGTTGCCGGCACGATCGCCGGGATGGTGCCGCCGGGCGCGGTTCGGGTTCTCGTCGACGGCTCCGGGGCCGGGGCCATGCCCGCCCTGCTCGCGGACCGGCTGGCGGACCGGCTGGCGGACCGGCTGCGCGCGGACGGTCGCCCCTGCCGCCGGCTGGCGGGCGCGCCGCCGGCGGCGGCGAACGGTGGCACGACGGGCGGCGAGGACGACGCCGACCTGGTGGTGCTCGCGGACGGTCCGCGCTGGCGCGCCGAGCCGGCCGGCGGCGAGTGGGATGTCGTCGTCTGGTTGCGATCCCGCTCGGCGCGGCGCGACGACCGCGACGACGAGCGTCGCCCGGACGTCGTCGTCGACGTGGACGACCCGGCGTGGCCGGTGATCAGGCGCGTCGCGTCCCGGCTGGCCGGCGACGGGAGCTGGCATGTCAGCGAGAGCCAGGCGTTCTTCGGCGTCCGCGCGGCCACGTGGGACACGAAGTTCGGGGACGACCTGCCCGCGTACGCCGCCGCCGTCGGCGAGATCGGGCTGCGCCCCGGCGCGGTCGTGCTCGACGCGGGCTGCGGGACCGGGCGCGCCCTGCCCGCGCTGCGCGACGCGGTCGGACCGGCCGGCACGGTGATCGGCCTGGACCTGACCCCGGAGATGCTCGTCGCCGCGCGGCATGCGGGCCGAGACGCCGACGTGGCGCTGGTGCTCGCCGATGCCCGCCGCCTGCCCATCCCCACCGGCACCGTCGACGCGGTCTTCGCCGCCGGCCTCGTGCACCATCTGCCGGACGTGCCCGGCGGCCTCGCCGAGCTCGCGCGGGTCAGCCGCCCCGGCGGACGGCTTGCGATCTTCCATCCCTCGGGCCGCGCCGCCCTGGCGGCCCGCCACGGCCGCGCCCTGCGCCCGGACGAGCCGCTCGCCGTCACCCGCCTCGAGCCACGGCTTGCCGCCACCGGCTGGCGCCTGGACAGCTATGACGACCCGCCGCACCGCTTCCTCGTTCTCGCCACCCGCGAGTAGGACTGGTCACCGCGAGCGGCGACGAACGCCTGTCCGGATCCCTCAGACCGGATCCTGGACCGGCAGCGGCAGTGGCCGGGGCGGGACGGGGCTGGACACGACGATGGAGCTGATCGTCTGCCCATATGCCAGGAACCGGTCGAGGACGGATTCAAGGCCCGCCACGGTCGGGGCGTGGACCTTGAGCAGGAAGCAGTCCTCGCCGGTGATGCGGTGGCACTCGCTGACCTGATCGGTCGTCCGGGCGAGGGCGGCGAGTTTCTCCAGCCGCCCGGGTATGGGACGGACTCGGACGAACGCGGCGACCGGTAGGCCGACGGCCGCGGGGTCGACGTCCATGCGGAATCCGGTGATCACGCCGTTGCGCCGCATGCGCTGCACGCGCTCGGTCACCGCCGGGGACGACATGCCGACCCGACGGGCCAGCTCCGACATCGCGATCCGGGGATCGGCGTGCAGCTCGGCGAGCAGGCGCGCGTTGACGTCGTCGATCCGCTCGTCGTCATATCGACGGTCAGCCACCTAGATCACCTACATTCCGAAGGAAGTTCCCGAGCAGGGCCTTCGATCACCCATGGAGTAGCTGGCTCCAGGCTTTGAGAATAGATCCGTGGCAGCGTGCGGCGGGGTGACGGCGACGATCCACGGCCCCAGCCGGGTCGGACGCACGGTCGGGGCACTGCCACCCGCGTCGTTCTTCGGGGTCAGCGCGGTCTTTCACTACCTGGGCCCGTCACTGGCTGTGCTGCTGTTCGCCCGGGTCGACGCCCTGGGTGTGGCCTGGCTGCGCATCGCCTCGGCCGCGGTCGTCTTCGCCGTCTGGCGGCGGCCCTGGCGGGCTCTGCGCCGGTTGCGCGGGCGGGACCGGTGGGTGCTTGTCGGTCTCGGCGGCGTGCTGGCCGGCATGAACTCGCTGTTCTACCTGGCCGTCGACCGCCTTCCGCTGTCGACGGTGGGGGCTGTCGAGTTTCTCGGCGTCGTCGCGTTGGCCGCCGCCGGCGCCCGGACCCGGCGCAACGTCCTCGCGCTCGCGCTGGCGATCGCCGGGGTGCTCGTCCTCACCGATGTCCGGCTGGCCGGACAGCCGCTCGGGTTCGTGTTCGCGTTCGCCAACTGCGCCGGGTTCATGCTCTATGTGATGCTCGGTCACCGCGTCGCCACCGCGAGCGCCGCGGCCGCCGACGACCACGCTCCCGAGCCGATGGGCGGCATCGACCAGCTCGGCGCGGCGATGCTGGTCGCGGCGTTCGCCGCGACGCCCGCCGGCATCGCCGCCGCCGCGCCCGCCTTCACCCATCCGGTCTGGCTTGTCTGGGGCATCGGCGTCGGCGTCTGCAGCTCGGTCATCCCCTACGTGGCCGACCAGCTGGCGATGGCCCGACTCCCCCGGGCCACGTTCGCGCTCATGCTCGCGCTGCTGCCCGCCGCCGCCGCGGTGATCGGCCTGGCTGTCCTCGGCCAGGTGCCGACCTGGCGCGACCTGGCTGGCATCGCCCTCGTCATCACCGGCGTCGCCGCTCACCAGCCCGCGGGCCGGCCGGTGGCGGCGTCCCACGAGCCCTCTCGGCGGGTTCCGCGAGACCACCGGCACGGGCGAGGGCGGGCGGGCCAGGGCGAGAATGGGGCGGTGAGCGCTGACGAGCCGGCGGAGGTCCGTCTCGAGCGGGTGGGAGCCGAAGTGACGCTGCCATTGCGGCAGCGGGTGCTGCGGCCACACCAGACGGTCCGTGACGTGGCGTTCCCGGGTGACGACGAGCCGGACAGCGCCCATGTGGTCGCCGTCCTGGCGGACGGGACCGTCGTCGGGACCGTGTCGGTGCTGCGGGAGGCGGCGCCCTGGGGGGCGGCTGGCTGGCGCCTGCGGGGCATGGCGACCGACGAGGCGATGCGCGGCCGCGGGATCGGGGCCAGGCTGTTCGCGGCCGTGGTCGGCCACGTCCGCGACCAGGGCGGCGGGCTGCTGTGGTGCAACGCCCGTGTGCGCGCCGTCCCCTTCTACGAACGGGAAGGGCTGCGCACGCGGGGTGAGGTGCGGGAGGAGCCGGGCATCGGCCCGCACGTCGTCATGTGGCGGGACGTCTGACCTCCCCCAGCGCGGTCCGCATGGTCGCGCGGGCGGCGAACCGGCCGGCGCCCAGGGTGAGCAGGACGACGACGACGGCGACCAGTGGCGCGATCCACAGCTGGGCGTCCGGGACGACGCCCTCGTGGCGGGCGACCGAGAAGGGGATCACGGTCGCCAGCGAGCCCAGGGCGCCGAGCACCAGGCCCACGACGGCGACGACGGCCGCCTCCGCGACCACGGACCGCCTGACCTGCGTCGGGGTGGCGCCCATGAGCCACAGGCGGCGCAGCTCGGCCCGGCGGTCGGCGACGCCGGCGGCGAACGCGTTGACGACCATGATGGCCGCGAACAGGGACGCCATCCCGACGACGACGTTGTTCAACAGGTTGATCGTGTCGGAGTCCTCGGTCCCGCCGGGCAGGGTACGGGTGTCGATGCTGACCAGCATGAGCGTGCCGATCGCCGCCGACGTCAGCACGATCACCGGGGCGAGCACGGCCGCGAGCCGGTGCGCCCGCCGCCGGGCGTTGTACGCCGCGAGGTAGCCGGCGCCCCGGCCGCGGAGGCCCGTGACCACCCCCGCGAGCGGGGCCGACAGCCAGCGCAGCAGCAGCGGCGCGAGCAGGGCCAGGCCGAGGCCGACCAGGATCGAGCAGCTCCCGCTCGTCTGCATCGCCGCGTACGGGTCGTCGGAGTTCGCCGTCACGGTGATCGTCACGACGCCCCCGCCGATGCCGTAGGCGATCAGGAGCAGCGCCCCCACCACCCGGTACCAGCGCATCCGGCCGGTCTCCGCGTCGCTGTCGCGCAGCGTCACGCCGGCGGGCGCGCGGGTCGCCCGCCGGGCCGCGACCGCCGCCGCCGCGACGCTGGTGAGCACGACCAGACCGGCCGCGGCGCCAAGGGACGCGGGCCCCGCCGCGTACCCGACGGAGGCCGAGACGAGGTGGCCGCGCAGCAGGTCGAGCAGCAGCCAGCCGGTGCCGGCGGCGAGCATCGCGCCGACGAGCGCGCCGCAGGCGGCGACGGCCAGCGCCTCCCGGCGAATCAGCCGGCGGGCCTGGCGCGGGGTCGCGCCGAGGGTGCGCAGCAGCCCGATCTCGCCGGCCCGCCGCGCCGCGGTGAGGCCGACCGTCGAGGCGACGGAGAAGAGCACGATCAGCGTGCCCCAGCCGCCGACGACGGCACCCATGATGATCAGAGTCTCCCGGTCGGCGTCCCGGTCCGGCGCGGTGGGGCCGAGCGCGAGCGCGGTCTCGACCAGGGTGGCGAACGAGCCGATCAGCGCGGTGCCGAGCAGGACCGCGAGGAAGGTCGCGACCTGCGCGGTCATCCGGTGCCGCAGCGACCGGAGCGCGAGACCCGTCAGCCCGCTCATCGCCGCGCCACCCGCTCGTCGAGGTGGGCGGCGTGGGCGGCGACGACGTCCGCGGTGGGCGCCTCGATCCGACCGGCGACGCGGCCGTCGACGAGGAACACCACCGCGTCGGCGTAGGCCGCGGCCACCGGGTCGTGGGTGACCATGACGACCGTCTGGCGGAACTCGTCGACGCACGCCCGCAGGAGCGCGAGCACGTCCCGGGCGGTCGCCGAGTCGAGCGCGCCGGTTGGCTCGTCGGCGAGGACGACCGCCGGGTCGGTGACCAGGGCGCGGGCGATCGCGACCCGCTGCCGCTGCCCGCCCGACAGCCGCCCGGGCAGGTGGTGGGCGCGGTCCGCGAGCCCGACCAGGTCGAGCAGGCCGCGCACCCGGGCCCGGTCGGGCCGCCGCCCGGCGAGCCGCGGCGGCAGGCCGACGTTCTGCTCGGCCGTCAGGTAGGGCATCAGCTGGAAGTCCTGGAAGACGAAGCCGATGCGCTCCCGGCGCAGCCGGGAGCGGCGGTCCTCGTCCCAGTCGGTGACGTCCGTCCCGGCCACCAGCACCCGGCCGCCGGTCGGCCGGTCGATCCCGGCGGCGCAGGACAGGAAGGTGGACTTGCCGGAGCCGGAGGGGCCCATCACGGCCGTGAAGGTGCCGCGGGGGAAGGCGAGGTCGACGCCGTCGAGGGCGTGCACGGTTCCCGCGCCCGCGCCGAAGGTCCGGGTCAGGCCCTGTGCCTCCAGCGCTGAGGCGACTGGCGGGGCTGTCATGAGATCACTCCAGGCGAGTAGGCCGTTCGTGGCGGGTAGCGACACTCACGCTAGAAACGGGTCCGCCCGCGCACGAGGGGCCTGAACCGCCGCCGTGGGTGGGCCTAGCCCCACCGTCCGCGCGGGCGGCCGACGACGTGCCGTCGCGGATCCGCGTCCGCACCTGGCGAGGGCCGCCGACGGCCACAAGGCAGACGAGATCGGCTACGGCATGACATGCATGAGGGCGTCCGACCCCGGCGGGCAGAGGCGGGCGCCCCCGGTCGACCGGACCCACCAGATCATCACTGAATGAATTCGGTTGATTGCGGTAAGCTACCGGTGGGATGCAGTGATGTCTGGACTCCGCGGCGTCGACGCCGCAGACAGGCTGTGGCGTCCGACCGGTCTGGGCCGCGCGCCACGGTTGTTCCGGTATGCCGTCGTCGCCTCCGTAGCGCTCCTCGGGCTCGATGTCGCCCTCGCGGCGCTGCTGGAGCTGCACACCGCCCGAGTCGCCACGGACCTCGTCAACGCCACCCTCCAGCTCGCCGCCGCGATCGCCTGCTTCTGGTCCGCCCGGCGGGTGCATGGCGCGGAGCGCCGCTGGCGGGTGCTCATCGCCATCACCGCCGCGGGCGGGATGTTGGCGAGCCTGTCGGTGATGCCGGCGCTCCTGGCCGGCCGCATGCCCCACCAGGGCGGCATCTCCGCCGGGTACGCCGCCTTCCTCGTCCTCTACGTCCTGGCCCTGGCCGGTCTGCTGTCCCTGCCCACCGACCGGGTCGGTGAGCACGGCGGCGATCTGGGCCGGCGGCGGCACAGCGCCTACCGCTGGTACACGATCACCCTGCTGGACTGCATGCTGATCGTCGGCTCGATCGTCCTGCTGCAGTGGGGGATGACGCTCGCCACGCTCGTCCAGGCAGGCCACCACACCGAGACGTTCGAGCTCGCCCTGATCCACCAGGTAGCCGGTCTGATCCTCGCCGCCGCGGTTGTGCTGATCGCCACCTTCCGCCGGCCGCGCGCCCCGGTGGTACTGGCCCTGCTCGGCACCGGCCTGCTGGCCTACGCCGTCACCACCAATCTCATGCCCTACGTAGCGGCGGTGCATGGGCTGGAGCTGCCGCCCTGGGGCATGGTCGGGTTCGCCCTCGCCTATCTGCTGATCTTCCTCGCCGCGCTCGCCCCCGTTCCGCGCCCCACGCACCCGGACGGCCCCGCTCCACCCGGCCCGCGGGCGATGTGGGCACACGCCGTGCTGCCCTACGCGACGCTCGTGGCCGCGGGCCTCCTGGTCGTCGACAAGCGGCTCGCCGGGGTCCGGCTCGACCTGTTCGAGACCTACGGCATGATCGCGCTGGTGGTGGTGGCCCTGATCCGACAGATGGTCACCGTCGCCGAGAACACCCGGCTGCTCACCGAGACCCAGGAACAGCAGGAGCAACTGCACCACCAGGCATTCCACGACCCCCTGACCGGCCTGGCGAACCGGGCGCTGTTCACCCGACGTCTACAGCGGGTCCTCGCCTGCGCCCCCGATGGCGACGGCACCAGGATCACCGCCGATTACGCCCCCGACACACGAGTGTCCCTTCTGTTCCTGGACCTCGACGGCTTCAAGCGGGTGAACGACACGTTCGGCCATGCCGCCGGCGACGAGCTCCTCAAGATCATCGCCGACCGGCTGCTGACGGAGACCCGCGCGGTCGACACCGCCGCCCGTCTTGGCGGCGACGAGTTCGCCGTCATCCTCGACGGCGGCGGCCCTGACGACCCCCGCCACGTCGGCGAGCGGCTCGCCGTCGCCATCCAGGCGCCCTGCCTGCTGGTCGGACAGCACTACACCCCTAGCGCCAGCCTGGGCATGGTCATCCTCGACAGCGTCGCGTCCCGGCCCACCAGCCCCGACGTCCTGCTCCGCCAAGCCGACCTGGCCATGTATACGGCCAAACGGGGACGAACGGGGACGGTCGTCGTCTACCACCCCGCCCTCGCCGAGAGCGCCAGCTGAGTCCTGGGACCGGCGGGGCGGCCCCGCCGACCTCGCCGGCCGGCATGGGCGCCCGGAGTAGCCGCGCGCTCAGGGGCTGTCGGGCACACTGTCAGCCCGGCTGGCCGCCGGGCGGCTGACCGCCGGGCATGCCAGCCGTCTGACCGTTGCCCGAACTGGTGGTGGTGTCGACACCGACGGCGAGGGTGACGGTGTAGCCGGCGGTGGTGGAGCCGGTCACGGTGGCGAGTTGCTGGGCGCCGCCGTCGTCCCCGAACACGTTGTCGCTGGTGAGGCTGACCTTGGAGAGGTTCGCCACGGACGCCTCGTAGCCAGACTGCGCGTAGACCTGGTCGCAGATGTCCTTGGGCAGCGCGACTTGGGACGTGGCGATGGCCTTGCTGGCGTCGGTGATGCTGGCCTGGTCGGGGTAGACCTCGAAGTGGATGTGCGGCCACCGTCCGCTGTAGCACGCCGGGAAGATGCTGGTGAAACGCACCTTGCCGCCCGTGTCGGCGACCTGGACGCCGCGCAGGTAGTTCTGGTCGGTGACGCCCTGCGAGTACATCGAGTAACGGCCCTCCCGGTCGCAGTGCCACACGTAGACGGCCACACCGGTGAATGCGCCACCACCTGCGAGGTCGGCGATCGTCAGTTCCAAGGTCATGGGGACGCCCTTGGCGGTATCCGTAGCCGTCCCGAAGCTGGACCGGATGTCGCTACGCACGACGCCGCTCTGCTGGAGCACGTCGGGACCGTTGGAACCGTCGCCGGGGTACGGACCCGCCGTCTCCTCCGGGATCTCCCCCGACGCGCCGCTCGTTGACGTGGACGCCGTCGCACCGGCGGTCGTGGACCCGGCCGTCGCGGCACCGGCGGTCACGCCCGCCGACGTGCCGGAGCCTGACCCGCACGCCGCCAGGCCCGCCGTCGCCGCGCCGAGCCCCACCATGGTCAGAAGCCGCCGCCGGCTCAGCAGGGTGCCAAGGTCGAACGCGAGTCCCTGGTCGACGACATCCTCCGCCGGCCGGGCGAGCGGACGTCCCTCATAGGACGAGATCCCATCGGTCCGCTGTTTCCTGGTCACGCGCGTCCTCCTGTGACGATCGGATGGTTCCGCGCTTCACAGCATCACAGGATCAACTTTGCCCCGGCTGTGCGCTCGCTGTGCTGCGCCTTTGCAACCTCCCGTCCACCCCCGGCGACGTCCGGGCATCTCGGCACCCGGCAGCGCGTCGTCGAAGCCGCCACCGACGCTGGCACGTCGGCTCGCCGGTCCTCGTCATCGGCCTCGCCGCGGGCGGCGGCCTCGCCGCGGGCGGCGGCCTCGCCGCCCTTCTTACCGCCACGACCCTCGCGACCCGCCGCCGGCGGCGGGTCGCCCGAACCACCAGGCGCGGCGCTCACCGGACCTGACCGTGCCGCTCGCCGCGCCTCCCCGCCGCTCACCGTGCCCCTCGAAACCGCCGTCCGCCGGCTCGTCAACGCTGGTCGCCGCGGGCGGCGGCCTCGAGGGCCGGGGCGACCGCGGTGACGCTGATCGTGTCCCCGTTCGGCACGGCACCGTCGGGCTGGCGCAACAGCCACGCGACGACGGCACCCACCGCTTCGGGAGGCCGCCCGTACTCGGCGACCCAGCGCAGGTCGGGGCGGGCGAGCACCCGCTCGGTGGCGACCGGTCCAGGCTCGACGTTGAAGCACCGAATACCGCGCCCGCCCAGCTCGGCGGCGATCGCGCCGGCCATCCGGTGGAAGCCGCCTTTGCTGCACCCGTAGGTGACCGCCCAACCGCCGGCCGTGCCCGGGCCACTGCGCGGGTCGGTCGTCCCGGCGGCCGAGGTGATGCCGACGACCGTGCCGCCGCCCGCGTCGACCATCGCCCGGACCACCCGCTGGGTGAGCAGCAGCTGCGCGGTCAGGTTGGCGTAGATCCGGCGTTCGATCTCGGTCCGGCTCACGTCGAGAAAGCCGGCGTCGCCGCCCGGCCCGACGTAGATGGCGTTGTTGACGAGCACGTCGAGCCGGCCGAACGCGTCGAGCACGCCCTCCACCGCCGGGGCCAGCTGGTCGGCGTCGAGCAGGTCGAGCCGCACCGGCACGACCCGGGCGCCGAGCGCCGCCGCCTCGGCCGCCGTCGAGTCCAGGCTGCCCGGCAGGCCATGGGGGCGGTCGCCCTCGCGGACGGTGCGCGCCGTGATCGCGACGTCGTAACCGTCGGCGGCGAGGGCAAGTGCGACGGCCCGGCCGATGCCGCGGCTAGCACCGGTGACCAGCGCGGTGGGGCGCCGGCCCCGCTCGCTCCGATCGCCCTGCTCGTCGCGCGGCTGGGTGCCCTGCTGGGCAGCCGGCTTGGCGACCGACTGGGCAGCGGGCTGGGTACCGGCCTGGGTGGCCGTGGACTCGGTGGGCTCGTATGCCGTCATGACTCGGGAAGCTCGGGCGCCCAGGAGACGCCGTTGATGTGGCTGCCGCCGTCGACGAAGAGTGTGTTGCCGGTCAGGTAGCGGGCGTCCTCGCTGGCAAGGAACACGGCGACACCGCCGATGTCGGCCTCCGGGTCGCCGAGGCGTCCCATCGGGTTCATGGCCGCGGCGCCGGCGAGCAGCGCCGGGTCCTGCTGAGCGAGCCGTTCGAAGGCGGCCGACCGCGCCGCCGGGCAGATGACGTTGGCGACCACCCCGTACGGCGCCCATTCCCGGGCGGCCGTCCGGGTGAGGGTGCGCAGCGCCTCCTTGGCGGCGTTGTAGTCGAGCGAGCCGACGTGCGCGTTCACCCCGTTGAGCGAGCAGATGTTGACGACGCGGCCCCACCCCTGCGCCTTCATCAGCGGGAACGCCGCCTGCATCGCCCAGAACGGCCCGTAGAAGCCGACCCGCAGGGCGTGGTCGAGCTGGGCATCGGTCTTGCGTTCGGCCCGGCCGAGTCCGCCGCCGCTCCAGGCGTTGTTGACCAGCACGTCGACCGTGCCGAACTCGTCCTTGGCCGTGTTCACCGCGGCGACCACCTGGGCCCGGTCGCTGACGTCGGTGAGCACGAACCGGACGTCACCGCCGACGTCCGCCTCCAGCTCGGCCGCCGTCGCGCGCCCCAACGGCTCGTTGTACTCGGCGATGACGACCTTGGCTCCCTCGCGCAGGAATCGGCGGGCGATGCCGCGCCCGATCCCCTCCCCCGCGCCGGTCACGATCGCCACCCGTCCCGCCAGACGACCCGTCGGACCTGTCACCGGTACTCCTTCGCCCTGACGTCACGCGGACGGGCGGACCGTACGGGCCGAGACCTGGCGGGGTCAATCGTTTCTGATGACCCGTCAGATCTGGCGACGGGCGCGGCGGGGCTCCGGCCAGCCGAACGTGCGCGAGATCCGGGTCCATACGATCGGCGTTGTCGACGTGACCGACGATCCACCTTCGCCGGATAGGGGCAGTCCGATGCTCTGGCGTCACCTCAAGGCACAGCTGATCGTCCAGTTGTGCGGCGGCCTGGTCGGGCCGATCTTCCTGCTCGTGTACTTCTCGACCGGCCCGGAGAATCGTCATCTGCTCTCGTGGATGCTCGTCGCGGGCCTGCTGATCACGGCGATCGACGTGGTGGTCGCCATGCTGCTGGCTCGCGCCGACACCAGCGCGGTCATGCTCATCGGCCGGGCGGCCTTTCCCGGTCGGGCGGGCTTTGCCGGTCGGGCGGCGTTCCTGGGCCAGGCAGTCACCGGAACCGGCACGCGGGCCGCCGAGCTGGAGCGTGACGGTGTGCTGGCGCTCGCCCGGATCACCGGCATGGCCGAGACCGGCATCAGCGTCAACGACCAGCCGCTGGTCGGGATCCGCCTGCGCGTCGAGGGACCGGGCTTCGCGTTCGACGCCCAGGAACAGGCGGCTGCCGGGGTGACCCGCATGGCCACCCTCAACGCGCGCAAGGTCGTCGTCCTCGTCGACCCGGCCACCCAGGCCGTCGCCATCGACTGGGACCGCAGCGCCCTGGTCAACGGCCAGGTTCTCGCCCGGTTCACCCTCGCCGAGGACGACACGGCCTATGACCTGACCGGCCAGGCCGGCCCGCTGCTGGAGATCCTGCGGATCCTGAAAGCCCACGACATTCCGTTCGACCGGATGGTCGACGCCCGCTCGAACCCGGACCTGCGCGACCAGCTGCGCGCCGTGGTGCGACAGGCCACGGCCCGCGAGGGCACGGCCCGCGAGGGCACCGCGGCCTGGTCCCCGCCGACCACCGACGCCGACGGCGCGCCCACGTTGCTGACCAAGCCGAAGCGGCCCGCGGCCGAGCGTCTGCGCGAGCTCGACGCGCTCCGCGCCACGGGCGCCATCAGCGACACCGAGTACACGACCAAGCGCGACCAGATCATCGCCGAGATCTAGCCGCCTCCGCCTTGCGCCCCTGACCCGCTCGGCGACCCGAGGGCTTCGCCGGGCAGGTCGGCCGAGTTCGCCCACGCCCGGGCGCGATGGCGAAAATCCGCCAGACACACCGGACCGTCGATCGAATGATGAAGGCATGACCACCGCGATCACCACCGCCTACCGCCTCCGGCCGATCGATCCTGACGACGCCGACCGGCTGCGTGCCGAGCACCCGGACGCGCCGGTGTACGCCGTCGACGCCCACCCGGGCTACCCGTGCCGGCAGTGCCTGCGGGACGCGGCCGTGGGCGAGGAGGTGATCCTCGTGTCGCACGATCCGTTCACGGCCGACAGTCCCTACCGCTCGGCGAGCCCGATCTTCCTGCACCGCGCCCCCTGCGAGCCACCTTCGGACCTTCACGCCCTTCCGGCGCAGCTCGCCGGCCGGCAACTGTCCGTCCGCGCCTTCGACGGAGACGCGGTGATGATCGACGCGGCTGTGATCGCTGGCACCGACCTCCCCGGGACGCTCGACCGCTTCTTCGCACTCGAGGCGTGCGACCACGTCCACGTGCACAACGCGAGCCGTGGCTGCTGGGCCACCCGTGTCGACC of the Pseudofrankia saprophytica genome contains:
- a CDS encoding ABC transporter ATP-binding protein produces the protein MTAPPVASALEAQGLTRTFGAGAGTVHALDGVDLAFPRGTFTAVMGPSGSGKSTFLSCAAGIDRPTGGRVLVAGTDVTDWDEDRRSRLRRERIGFVFQDFQLMPYLTAEQNVGLPPRLAGRRPDRARVRGLLDLVGLADRAHHLPGRLSGGQRQRVAIARALVTDPAVVLADEPTGALDSATARDVLALLRACVDEFRQTVVMVTHDPVAAAYADAVVFLVDGRVAGRIEAPTADVVAAHAAHLDERVARR
- a CDS encoding Lrp/AsnC family transcriptional regulator: MADRRYDDERIDDVNARLLAELHADPRIAMSELARRVGMSSPAVTERVQRMRRNGVITGFRMDVDPAAVGLPVAAFVRVRPIPGRLEKLAALARTTDQVSECHRITGEDCFLLKVHAPTVAGLESVLDRFLAYGQTISSIVVSSPVPPRPLPLPVQDPV
- a CDS encoding GGDEF domain-containing protein translates to MSGLRGVDAADRLWRPTGLGRAPRLFRYAVVASVALLGLDVALAALLELHTARVATDLVNATLQLAAAIACFWSARRVHGAERRWRVLIAITAAGGMLASLSVMPALLAGRMPHQGGISAGYAAFLVLYVLALAGLLSLPTDRVGEHGGDLGRRRHSAYRWYTITLLDCMLIVGSIVLLQWGMTLATLVQAGHHTETFELALIHQVAGLILAAAVVLIATFRRPRAPVVLALLGTGLLAYAVTTNLMPYVAAVHGLELPPWGMVGFALAYLLIFLAALAPVPRPTHPDGPAPPGPRAMWAHAVLPYATLVAAGLLVVDKRLAGVRLDLFETYGMIALVVVALIRQMVTVAENTRLLTETQEQQEQLHHQAFHDPLTGLANRALFTRRLQRVLACAPDGDGTRITADYAPDTRVSLLFLDLDGFKRVNDTFGHAAGDELLKIIADRLLTETRAVDTAARLGGDEFAVILDGGGPDDPRHVGERLAVAIQAPCLLVGQHYTPSASLGMVILDSVASRPTSPDVLLRQADLAMYTAKRGRTGTVVVYHPALAESAS
- a CDS encoding methyltransferase domain-containing protein — translated: MVPVVDGVTAAAVESEMTSEQVGRWLAVAGTIAGMVPPGAVRVLVDGSGAGAMPALLADRLADRLADRLRADGRPCRRLAGAPPAAANGGTTGGEDDADLVVLADGPRWRAEPAGGEWDVVVWLRSRSARRDDRDDERRPDVVVDVDDPAWPVIRRVASRLAGDGSWHVSESQAFFGVRAATWDTKFGDDLPAYAAAVGEIGLRPGAVVLDAGCGTGRALPALRDAVGPAGTVIGLDLTPEMLVAARHAGRDADVALVLADARRLPIPTGTVDAVFAAGLVHHLPDVPGGLAELARVSRPGGRLAIFHPSGRAALAARHGRALRPDEPLAVTRLEPRLAATGWRLDSYDDPPHRFLVLATRE
- a CDS encoding SDR family NAD(P)-dependent oxidoreductase; this translates as MTGPTGRLAGRVAIVTGAGEGIGRGIARRFLREGAKVVIAEYNEPLGRATAAELEADVGGDVRFVLTDVSDRAQVVAAVNTAKDEFGTVDVLVNNAWSGGGLGRAERKTDAQLDHALRVGFYGPFWAMQAAFPLMKAQGWGRVVNICSLNGVNAHVGSLDYNAAKEALRTLTRTAAREWAPYGVVANVICPAARSAAFERLAQQDPALLAGAAAMNPMGRLGDPEADIGGVAVFLASEDARYLTGNTLFVDGGSHINGVSWAPELPES
- a CDS encoding SDR family oxidoreductase, which translates into the protein MTAYEPTESTATQAGTQPAAQSVAKPAAQQGTQPRDEQGDRSERGRRPTALVTGASRGIGRAVALALAADGYDVAITARTVREGDRPHGLPGSLDSTAAEAAALGARVVPVRLDLLDADQLAPAVEGVLDAFGRLDVLVNNAIYVGPGGDAGFLDVSRTEIERRIYANLTAQLLLTQRVVRAMVDAGGGTVVGITSAAGTTDPRSGPGTAGGWAVTYGCSKGGFHRMAGAIAAELGGRGIRCFNVEPGPVATERVLARPDLRWVAEYGRPPEAVGAVVAWLLRQPDGAVPNGDTISVTAVAPALEAAARGDQR
- a CDS encoding SHOCT domain-containing protein, translated to MLWRHLKAQLIVQLCGGLVGPIFLLVYFSTGPENRHLLSWMLVAGLLITAIDVVVAMLLARADTSAVMLIGRAAFPGRAGFAGRAAFLGQAVTGTGTRAAELERDGVLALARITGMAETGISVNDQPLVGIRLRVEGPGFAFDAQEQAAAGVTRMATLNARKVVVLVDPATQAVAIDWDRSALVNGQVLARFTLAEDDTAYDLTGQAGPLLEILRILKAHDIPFDRMVDARSNPDLRDQLRAVVRQATAREGTAREGTAAWSPPTTDADGAPTLLTKPKRPAAERLRELDALRATGAISDTEYTTKRDQIIAEI
- a CDS encoding FtsX-like permease family protein, with the translated sequence MSGLTGLALRSLRHRMTAQVATFLAVLLGTALIGSFATLVETALALGPTAPDRDADRETLIIMGAVVGGWGTLIVLFSVASTVGLTAARRAGEIGLLRTLGATPRQARRLIRREALAVAACGALVGAMLAAGTGWLLLDLLRGHLVSASVGYAAGPASLGAAAGLVVLTSVAAAAVAARRATRAPAGVTLRDSDAETGRMRWYRVVGALLLIAYGIGGGVVTITVTANSDDPYAAMQTSGSCSILVGLGLALLAPLLLRWLSAPLAGVVTGLRGRGAGYLAAYNARRRAHRLAAVLAPVIVLTSAAIGTLMLVSIDTRTLPGGTEDSDTINLLNNVVVGMASLFAAIMVVNAFAAGVADRRAELRRLWLMGATPTQVRRSVVAEAAVVAVVGLVLGALGSLATVIPFSVARHEGVVPDAQLWIAPLVAVVVVLLTLGAGRFAARATMRTALGEVRRPAT
- a CDS encoding intradiol ring-cleavage dioxygenase — translated: MTRKQRTDGISSYEGRPLARPAEDVVDQGLAFDLGTLLSRRRLLTMVGLGAATAGLAACGSGSGTSAGVTAGAATAGSTTAGATASTSTSGASGEIPEETAGPYPGDGSNGPDVLQQSGVVRSDIRSSFGTATDTAKGVPMTLELTIADLAGGGAFTGVAVYVWHCDREGRYSMYSQGVTDQNYLRGVQVADTGGKVRFTSIFPACYSGRWPHIHFEVYPDQASITDASKAIATSQVALPKDICDQVYAQSGYEASVANLSKVSLTSDNVFGDDGGAQQLATVTGSTTAGYTVTLAVGVDTTTSSGNGQTAGMPGGQPPGGQPG
- a CDS encoding GNAT family N-acetyltransferase; the protein is MAFPGDDEPDSAHVVAVLADGTVVGTVSVLREAAPWGAAGWRLRGMATDEAMRGRGIGARLFAAVVGHVRDQGGGLLWCNARVRAVPFYEREGLRTRGEVREEPGIGPHVVMWRDV